In one Gracilinanus agilis isolate LMUSP501 chromosome 6, AgileGrace, whole genome shotgun sequence genomic region, the following are encoded:
- the RPS3A gene encoding 40S ribosomal protein S3a isoform X1, with protein MAVGKNKRLTKGGKKGAKKKVVDPFSKKDWYDVKAPAMFNIRNIGKTLVTRTQGTKIASDGLKGRVFEVSLADLQNDEVAFRKFKLITEDVQGKNCLTNFHGMDLTRDKMCSMVKKWQTMIEAHVDVKTTDGYLLRLFCVGFTKKRNNQIRKTSYAQHQQVRQIRKKMMEIMTREVQTNDLKEVVNKLIPDSIGKDIEKACQSIYPLHDVFVRKVKMLKKPKFELGKLMELHGEGGGSGKPSGDETGTKVERADGYEPPVQESV; from the exons ATGGCGGTGGGCAAGAACAAGCGCCTCACCAAAGGAGGCAAAAAAGGAGCCAAAAAGAAAGT GGTTGATCCATTTTCCAAGAAAGATTGGTATGATGTCAAAGCACCAGCTATGTTCAATATACGCAATATTGGCAAGACACTGGTCACAAGGACTCAAGGAACCA aaATTGCCTCTGATGGTCTCAAGGGTCGAGTTTTTGAAGTGAGCCTTGCTGACCTGCAGAATGATGAGGTTGCTTTTCGTAAGTTCAAGTTAATTACTGAAGATGTCCAGGGTAAAAATTGTTTGACTAATTTCCATGGAATGGACCTTACCCGAGACAAGATGTGCTCCATGGTCAAAAAGTGGCAG aCCATGATCGAAGCCCATGTTGATGTTAAAACTACAGATGGCTACTTGCTCCGCCTCTTTTGTGTTGGTTTTACCAAAAAACGCAACAACCAGATCCGTAAGACCTCTTATGCCCAGCACCAACAGGTCCGTCAAATTcgtaagaaaatgatggaaatcaTGACCCGGGAGGTGCAGACAAATGACTTGAAAGAAGTTGTCAACAAACT GATTCCAGACAGCATTGGAAAAGATATAGAAAAGGCATGCCAGTCCATTTACCCTCTCCATGATGTATTTGTTCGTAAAGTCAAGATGCTCAAGAAGCCCAAATTTGAAT TGGGAAAGTTAATGGAACTGCATGGTGAAGGTGGTGGCTCTGGAAAACCTTCAGGAGATGAAACGGGCACAAAAGTAGAAAGGGCTGATGGATATGAACCACCTGTTCAAGAATCTGTCTAA
- the RPS3A gene encoding 40S ribosomal protein S3a isoform X2, translated as MAVGKNKRLTKGGKKGAKKKVVDPFSKKDWYDVKAPAMFNIRNIGKTLVTRTQGTKIASDGLKGRVFEVSLADLQNDEVAFRKKMMEIMTREVQTNDLKEVVNKLIPDSIGKDIEKACQSIYPLHDVFVRKVKMLKKPKFELGKLMELHGEGGGSGKPSGDETGTKVERADGYEPPVQESV; from the exons ATGGCGGTGGGCAAGAACAAGCGCCTCACCAAAGGAGGCAAAAAAGGAGCCAAAAAGAAAGT GGTTGATCCATTTTCCAAGAAAGATTGGTATGATGTCAAAGCACCAGCTATGTTCAATATACGCAATATTGGCAAGACACTGGTCACAAGGACTCAAGGAACCA aaATTGCCTCTGATGGTCTCAAGGGTCGAGTTTTTGAAGTGAGCCTTGCTGACCTGCAGAATGATGAGGTTGCTTTTCGTAA A aaaatgatggaaatcaTGACCCGGGAGGTGCAGACAAATGACTTGAAAGAAGTTGTCAACAAACT GATTCCAGACAGCATTGGAAAAGATATAGAAAAGGCATGCCAGTCCATTTACCCTCTCCATGATGTATTTGTTCGTAAAGTCAAGATGCTCAAGAAGCCCAAATTTGAAT TGGGAAAGTTAATGGAACTGCATGGTGAAGGTGGTGGCTCTGGAAAACCTTCAGGAGATGAAACGGGCACAAAAGTAGAAAGGGCTGATGGATATGAACCACCTGTTCAAGAATCTGTCTAA